The Leptolyngbya sp. 'hensonii' genome segment TGGCTACGGTGAAGCTAGCCGTTGATGGCCGCATGATCCTGGAAGCGGCAGAAGGCAATGGCCCCGTTTCAGCCATGGATGCCGCTCTGCGAAAAGCTCTTGTTAACTTCTATCCGGAGATTGACACCTTCCACCTGACGGATTATAAGGTGCGAATTCTGGATGGGACCGCCGGGACCTCTGCTAAGACCAGAGTGCTGATTGAGTCCAGTAATGGTTACCAGCGATGGACTACCGTAGGCGTCTCAGCGAACATTTTGGGGGCTTCCTACCAGGCCGTCGTAGAGGGTCTGGAATATGGGGTACTCCTCCATCAGCAAGCAAAAGCTGCCCTGGCTGCTTCTTCTAATGGTTAATTCTGGGTTTCAACCAGCTACCCCCGTAGCCAGGATCACGTATCAGCAGCCTGTAGCTGTCGCACCGGAATTTCAATCACAAAGGCTGTACCTTGACCCGGTTCAGAAGTGCAGTACAACTTACCCCCATGTTTTTCTGTCACGATTTGATTGCTGATGGATAAGCCCAGGCCCGTACCCTTCCCTACCGCTTTGGTTGTAAAGAAGGGATCAAACAGCCGCGACTGAATCTCTGCAGAAATACCAGGACCATTGTCCGCAATCTGGATGGCCACCCAATCGGGGTTGACCATTCTGGTGCGAATCGAGATCTGACCAGGGCGCTCTGCTATCTCCTCATCGCTCTGCCCCGGGTGAGACTCATCCAATGCATCAATGGCATTGCTGATCAGGTTCATGAACACCTGATTCAGTTGTCCCGCATAGCATTCCACCAATGGCAGAGACTCGTATTCCTTAATCACCTGAATCTCGGGATGTTCTGGCCTAGCCTTCAGCCGGTTCTGCAAGATGGTGAGGGTGCTATCCAGCCCTTGATGCAAATTTACCTGCTTCACTTCCGCCTCATCCAGGCGCGAGAAGTTCCGCAAAGACAGGACAATCTCACGAATTCGATCGGTCCCGAGACGCATGGACTGCAGCAGTTTGATCATATCCTGGGCCAAAAAGTTCAGATCGATCGCCTCGATCTCAGCCTCGATCTCCTGGGGAGGATTCGGATAGTGCTGCTGGTAAAGATTCACCAGTCCCAGTAGATCCTGAGCATAGTCATTCGCATGGGTCAAATTGCCATGAATAAAGTTGACCGGATTGTTAATTTCATGGGCAACCCCGGCAACCAATTGTCCCAGGGAGGACATTTTCTCCGTTTGAATCAACTGCAACTGGGATTGCTTCAACTGCTTCAGGGCATCTACCAGTTGGGCCGTATTTTCTTCTAACACTTGGTTTAACTGTTGCAACTTGAATTCGGCTTCTTCCCGTTCCTGCACTTCCTGTTTCAGCTCGTGAACCGTTTGCCTCAGTTGTCTGGTCCGTTGCTCCACCCGAATTTCCAGTTCCTCATTACTTTTTCGCAGTTCTTCTTCGATGCGTTTGCGATC includes the following:
- a CDS encoding ATP-binding protein, yielding MTAPASVFNSPQLILGTLQRKIMALRRQLSESRRSEQRLRTALQQTERQSQRNEDKHRALISALPDLIIRMTGEGVYLDFFSATTFKTFGSEANMVGRDIYAYFPRDLAELRLHHTRLALETGQFQVYEQDIQVGNELLTEEVRIVVCGDNEVLVIVRDITDRKRIEEELRKSNEELEIRVEQRTRQLRQTVHELKQEVQEREEAEFKLQQLNQVLEENTAQLVDALKQLKQSQLQLIQTEKMSSLGQLVAGVAHEINNPVNFIHGNLTHANDYAQDLLGLVNLYQQHYPNPPQEIEAEIEAIDLNFLAQDMIKLLQSMRLGTDRIREIVLSLRNFSRLDEAEVKQVNLHQGLDSTLTILQNRLKARPEHPEIQVIKEYESLPLVECYAGQLNQVFMNLISNAIDALDESHPGQSDEEIAERPGQISIRTRMVNPDWVAIQIADNGPGISAEIQSRLFDPFFTTKAVGKGTGLGLSISNQIVTEKHGGKLYCTSEPGQGTAFVIEIPVRQLQAADT